A single Triticum dicoccoides isolate Atlit2015 ecotype Zavitan chromosome 2A, WEW_v2.0, whole genome shotgun sequence DNA region contains:
- the LOC119352566 gene encoding uncharacterized protein LOC119352566 — protein sequence MSLFLSKQYAQKKTEESHDGASTGGILVAEELAGRPAVPPACVAPRPRRRRHDADGVAVHPAAAAAPAPLVVPLVARLAAGAAADVDALDQLPSLAPDLAGELVRVERAGHRDRMVPIVVGDGPDPLLICTYMQFAKDLADLFVTRAAPKINLEDQRGDLCR from the exons ATGTCATT GTTTCTCAGCAAACAATATGCGCAAAAGAAGACTGAAGAATCACATGATGGTGCAAGCACTGGTGGGATCCTCGTCGCTGAAGAGTTGGCAGGCCGACCTGCTGTACCCCCCGCCTGCGTAGCACCCCGCCCCCGCCGGCGTCGGCACGACGCTGACGGCGTAGCCGTACACCCTGCCGCAGCTGCAGCACCTGCACCCCTCGTAGTACCCCTGGTAGCACGGCTTGCAGCAGGAGCAGCCGCA GATGTGGATGCCCTTGATCAGCTTCCGTCCCTTGCACCTGATCTTGCAGGAGAGCTTGTGCGGGTCGAACGGGCCGGCCACCGCGATCGTATGGTTCCCATCGTCGTAGGAGATGGTCCTGATCCTCTCCTCATCTGCACGTACATGCAG TTTGCAAAGGATCTTGCGGATCTTTTTGTAACACGGGCAGCACCCAAGATCAACCTTGAGGATCAGCGTGGAGATCTGTGTCGTTGA